From a region of the Geothrix sp. 21YS21S-2 genome:
- a CDS encoding sensor histidine kinase KdpD, whose protein sequence is MDPNSATPAVRADRLRRMGFCDPVEVDQVLEAVEAFCGAPVRLELEAMPAPAPGDPWEEPGPGLQGRRLLGPGRMAWGVLSVDGPLGPRLREGVEQAARLLEGMAARARARTERRDRGRGPAGASFVPGLVHELRNAAFGFSAVLDAFEARYADREEARRYGGALRRNLEQLTGFIEELNAYGEVRLEAPVPLSLPQVLGEAVATCEPHARDLSRELRLEWAGPPVRVLADGARLREAFVCLLRWALGQGGGPALPVVLEAGPSAAGHVDGLQPGNLDPGRIFEPFHFRASGMGRLALPVARRILEAHGGTLSAAPGPGGALRIAFTLPNL, encoded by the coding sequence TTGGACCCGAACTCCGCCACCCCTGCCGTCCGTGCGGACCGTCTCCGAAGGATGGGGTTCTGCGATCCCGTCGAGGTGGACCAGGTGCTGGAGGCCGTGGAGGCCTTCTGCGGGGCCCCGGTGCGCCTGGAGTTGGAGGCGATGCCGGCGCCGGCCCCCGGGGATCCGTGGGAGGAGCCCGGACCGGGCCTCCAGGGCCGCCGGCTCCTGGGCCCCGGGCGCATGGCATGGGGCGTGCTCTCGGTGGACGGGCCGCTGGGGCCCCGCCTCCGCGAAGGGGTGGAGCAGGCCGCGCGGCTCCTGGAGGGAATGGCGGCCCGGGCCCGGGCGCGGACGGAACGGCGGGACCGCGGCCGTGGCCCCGCGGGAGCCTCCTTCGTGCCCGGCCTGGTCCACGAGCTTCGCAACGCGGCCTTCGGGTTCTCGGCCGTCCTGGACGCCTTCGAGGCGCGCTACGCGGACCGGGAGGAGGCCCGGCGCTACGGCGGGGCCCTGCGCAGGAACCTCGAGCAGCTCACGGGGTTCATCGAGGAGCTGAACGCCTACGGCGAGGTCCGCCTGGAGGCACCGGTCCCCCTTTCCCTGCCGCAGGTGCTGGGCGAGGCGGTGGCCACTTGCGAGCCCCATGCCCGGGACCTCTCCAGGGAGCTCCGGCTGGAATGGGCGGGGCCGCCGGTGCGGGTCCTGGCCGACGGAGCCCGCCTGCGGGAGGCCTTCGTGTGCCTTTTGCGCTGGGCCCTGGGGCAGGGCGGGGGCCCGGCCCTGCCGGTGGTCCTGGAGGCGGGGCCCTCGGCGGCTGGCCACGTGGACGGCCTCCAGCCCGGGAACCTGGACCCCGGGCGGATCTTCGAGCCCTTCCATTTCCGGGCCTCCGGCATGGGGCGCCTGGCCCTCCCCGTTGCCCGGCGGATCCTGGAGGCCCACGGGGGCACCCTCTCCGCCGCTCCCGGTCCCGGCGGCGCGCTTCGCATCGCCTTCACCCTCCCCAACCTCTGA
- a CDS encoding sigma-54 dependent transcriptional regulator: protein MSKPKILVVDDEGAVRFALRDYLEFHGYAVDEAATCAGAETRYRKDVYDAVTLDYALPDGNALELLPRLKAIDAGVPIVLVTAQGSIELAVRAIQLGAEQFLVKPVDLSALQVVLERVLENQRNRRKQVATDTREKPQRAMDLFLGESPAIRKLEEQATRAAAAESPILIQGDTGTGKSELARWLHRHSSRGLEPLLELNCGGFTREFLDTELFGHEKGAFTGAVAAKVGLLEAANRGTVFLDELGDMDLQIQPKLLKALEEKRFRRLGEVHDRKVDFRLIGATHRNLEVLVQERQFRADLFYRVSAIQITVPPLSERAEDIPDLAQSLLGRITEEWGREPVRLSREALGVLQRHGWPGNIRELRNVLERALLGARTLLIESVDLDFASSPRAGAEAVSSRLTLKEMERFHIVQVLKEEGGRVELAARRLDIPRSTLYQKIKALGL from the coding sequence ATGTCCAAGCCGAAGATCCTCGTGGTGGACGACGAAGGCGCGGTGCGCTTCGCCCTGCGGGACTACCTGGAGTTCCACGGCTACGCCGTGGACGAGGCCGCCACCTGCGCCGGGGCCGAGACCCGCTACCGCAAGGACGTGTACGACGCGGTGACCCTGGACTACGCCCTGCCGGACGGCAACGCGCTGGAGCTTCTGCCCCGGCTCAAGGCCATCGACGCGGGCGTCCCCATCGTCCTGGTCACCGCCCAGGGCAGCATCGAGCTGGCGGTGCGGGCCATCCAGCTGGGGGCGGAGCAGTTCCTGGTCAAGCCCGTGGACCTTTCCGCCCTGCAGGTGGTGCTGGAGCGGGTCCTGGAGAACCAGCGCAACCGCCGGAAGCAGGTGGCCACCGACACCCGGGAAAAGCCCCAGCGGGCCATGGACCTCTTCCTGGGGGAAAGTCCGGCCATCCGGAAGCTGGAGGAGCAGGCCACCCGCGCCGCGGCGGCGGAGAGCCCCATCCTCATCCAGGGCGACACCGGCACCGGCAAGAGCGAACTGGCCCGCTGGCTGCACCGCCACAGCTCCCGCGGCCTCGAGCCGCTGCTGGAGCTGAACTGCGGCGGGTTCACGCGGGAGTTCCTGGACACCGAGCTCTTCGGTCACGAGAAGGGCGCGTTCACGGGCGCCGTGGCCGCCAAGGTGGGGCTGCTGGAGGCCGCCAACCGCGGCACGGTCTTCCTGGACGAACTGGGCGACATGGATCTCCAGATCCAGCCCAAGCTGCTGAAGGCCCTGGAGGAGAAGCGGTTCCGGAGGCTGGGCGAGGTGCACGACCGGAAGGTGGACTTCCGCCTCATCGGCGCCACCCATCGGAACCTCGAGGTCCTGGTGCAGGAGCGGCAGTTCCGGGCCGACCTGTTCTACCGGGTCAGCGCCATCCAGATCACCGTGCCCCCCCTTTCGGAGCGGGCCGAGGACATCCCGGACCTGGCCCAGAGCCTCCTGGGCCGGATCACCGAGGAGTGGGGCCGCGAGCCCGTCAGGCTGAGCCGCGAGGCCCTGGGCGTGCTGCAGCGCCACGGCTGGCCCGGCAACATCCGGGAACTGCGCAACGTCCTGGAGCGGGCCCTGCTGGGGGCCCGGACCCTCCTCATCGAATCGGTGGACCTGGACTTCGCCTCCAGCCCCAGGGCCGGGGCCGAGGCCGTTTCCTCCCGGCTGACCCTCAAGGAGATGGAGAGGTTCCACATCGTCCAGGTGCTCAAGGAGGAGGGGGGCAGGGTGGAGCTCGCCGCGCGCCGCCTGGACATCCCCCGCAGCACCCTCTACCAGAAGATCAAGGCGCTGGGCCTGTGA
- a CDS encoding methyl-accepting chemotaxis protein, producing the protein MSEWFGKQVFTIGIIGGGRGGLGLLKFFGNSSVGKVVFVVDPNTSAPAILEARQRGIRVFHDDEEATRGDLPDFLFDSSGDAELEARIRARLRGTATMFLTSLTSRMMVEVLAENAAQTREDISQVVSTIKDDIASSLDASNSIVSRINSIMSNMQMLALNASIEASKAGVHGRGFTVVADHLGKSVEAVRNLTQEINHVNQNLTSVSHRSDSVLEKLK; encoded by the coding sequence GTGAGCGAATGGTTCGGCAAGCAGGTCTTCACCATCGGGATCATCGGCGGCGGGCGGGGCGGCCTGGGCCTCCTGAAGTTCTTCGGCAACAGCTCGGTGGGGAAGGTGGTCTTCGTGGTGGACCCGAACACCTCCGCTCCGGCCATCCTCGAGGCCCGGCAGAGGGGCATCCGCGTCTTCCACGACGACGAGGAGGCAACCCGCGGGGACCTGCCCGACTTCCTCTTCGACTCCAGCGGGGACGCCGAACTGGAGGCCCGGATCCGCGCGCGGCTGCGCGGCACGGCCACCATGTTCCTCACCTCCCTCACCAGCCGGATGATGGTGGAAGTCCTGGCCGAGAACGCCGCCCAGACCCGCGAGGACATCTCCCAGGTGGTCTCCACCATCAAGGACGACATCGCCTCCAGCCTGGACGCCAGCAACAGCATCGTGAGCCGCATCAACTCCATCATGTCCAACATGCAGATGCTGGCCCTGAACGCGAGCATCGAGGCCTCCAAGGCCGGGGTCCACGGCCGGGGGTTCACGGTGGTGGCCGACCATCTGGGCAAGTCGGTGGAGGCGGTGCGCAATCTCACCCAGGAGATCAACCACGTGAACCAGAACCTCACGTCCGTCTCCCACCGCAGCGACTCCGTGCTGGAAAAGCTGAAATAG